The genomic window TACAGCTTTACTAAAAGAATATTTCTTTAAGCCATTTAGGGAAAAAGAAGAAAATTATTTTCAGTTTACCAATGAAGTAGATGTAGAATTTAATCCCTTATTTAAAATTGTTACTGAAATTTTTGAACAACCGGAAACCGCGCACGAAAAGTCCAAACAAATTACTTCTTTATTATACGAACAATCACAACATCCGCATATCAAAGGGGGAGAAGTCTACAGTACGTACCTGGAGAATGTGATGATAGATAATCAAAAGGTAGCTGCTATTGGTATTTTTAAATCCGAATTAAAAAGCGATTTTTTACAATTTGAAGAAAAAGGTAGCAACCTTGATATTTTTTTACAACAAGGAGTTAACTTAAACAAATTAGATAAGGGTTGCCTAATATTTAATATTAAAAAAGAAGAAGGTTATAAAATTTTATCCATAGATTCAAACCGGTATGATACCAAATACTGGCTGGAACAATTCCTGGGAGTTGAAGCATTTGAAGATGAAAATTTTTATACGAAGAAGTATATGAAATTTTGCCAGGACTTTGCCAAAGACGTAGTACGTCCGGCGGAAGATAAGAAAGAAGAAGTCATGTTTATGAACCGTGCAGTTAACCATTTTGCTAAAAATGATGAATTTGAAGAAACGGCTTTTTTAAATGAAGTGATCGAAAACCCGGAACTAATTCCGGAATTTAAACATTATAAAACCGAAAAAGCGCCAAAATATCATATCGAAGACCTTACCTCCTTCCCTATTGCTAATACGGCTGTCACAGCAGCCAGAAAAAAAATTAAAAATCTAATTAGCCTTGACACAAATATTCAAATCAAGATGGATTTTATAAACCCCGAATCTGCCGAAAAATTTGTAGAAAAAGGTTGGGACGAAGAAAAACAAATGTATTATTACCTGGTATATTTTAATAAGGAAACCACTTAAACTATAGCTTTAAAAACGGTTTTATAAAAAAAATATGATCTACTTGTATCCATACATTTATTAGAAATTCGAATTAATTTAAGAGGACTTTAGCATTTTTAGCTTAAATATTGTTAGTCACCTAACATTTTCTTATTGTGTTTGCCTATACTTTTACCATTCAATATAAATGGAAACAACACAATGAAAACAAATTTACTAAAGGAAAGCAAAAAAGTATGGCAGGCAGCCGTATTTAGTTTGCTATGCGGAATCTCATTCGCAAACGCTCAAGATGTCTTATTCACAAACGTAGATCCGGTAGAAGATGTACTTACCATCTCTAATCCGACTAATGCTACGGTTGATCTTAGCAATTATCAATTATGCCTTGGACCAGGTACTTATTTAAGAATTGGTTCTTTAACTCCTATTGAAGGAGATGTTATGTTAGCCGCAGGAGAAGATGTAGTTCTATCTTACACCATGGAAGATGAGGCAGATGGTCTTAGCTTGTTTAGTCAAAGTAGTTTTAGTTCTTCAGATCCTACTATTCTTATTGATTATGTTCAATGGGGTGCTGCTAATCAACCCAGAGTTGATCAGGCAGTTGCTGCCAGAAGATGGGGTGATGTCAATGATTTTGTAATGGGGGTACCTCCTTACACTTCTACAGAAGGTGGATCGTCAGAAGCTTGGGCTACTGCACTTAGTGGTGGTACAATCACTGGTGGACCTTTTGATTTTATTGTAGATGGTACAGCTGATATGATTCCGGAAGGTTCTATTACTTTAGAAGGAGCTATTGGTGACAACATGAGTTATGTAATTACTGACGCAGACTTAAATATTTTAGGATTGCCTCCTACGATAGAAGCTTTAGAAGGTGTAAACTTTGATGAAGCGGGTGTAGGGGTTTGTTTAATATGGCATATCAGTCACGACGGAACCTTAACTGGAGCTGCTATGGGTGAAAATGTTAGTAATTTATCCGGAAATTTTGCACTTTCTAATTCTATTACCGTTGTACGGTCTACTACCGATGAAGTTGTTGGAGGCACCTTAGTTGGTGGACCTTATGAATTCGTAGTGGGTGATGGTGTACCTAGTATGATCCCGGCGGGTAGCTTAACGCTTGAAGGGGCAGTAGGTGATTTCTCAGGATATATCATTACTGATGATAGAGCAGAAATTTTAGGATTACCTCCTACAATAGAGGCTTTAGAAGGTGTAAATTTTGACGATGCTGGTACTGGAACTTGTTTAATTTTTCATATCAGTCATGACGGATCCTTAAACAATGCTGAAATGGGTGTACGATTAGGTGATCTGGAAGGAAATTTCAGTATATCCGAACCTGTTAGAGTATTTAGAAAAACAGTAAATGGTGGTACGATTACCGGCGGACCTTTTGAATTCACCGTAGATGGTACGGCAGATATGATTCCGGCTGGTTCTATTACTTTAGATGGTGCAGTTGGTCCTAATATGAGTTATGTTATCACGGATGCAGATTTAAATATTTTAGGATTACCTCCTACAATAGAAGCTTTAGAAGGTGTAAACTTTGATGAAGCCGGTGCAGGGGTATGTCTGATTTGGCATATTAGTCATGACGGAAGTTTAGAAGGAGCTGCCGTAGGTGGAGATGCTAGTACATTAATGGGTAATTTTGACCTATCGAATTCTATTACGGTTATCCGACCTTCTACAGTAACAGTTGATGGTGGTACTTTGACTGGAGGACCTTTTGAATTTGTAGTAGGAGATGGAATACGAGATGAAATTGATATACGGGATATTACTCTTGAAGGTGCGGAAGGTGATTTTCAAGATTATTTACTTACTGATGAAGATGGAAATATTTTACGAGGGCCTACCTCCATACGAGAAGTATTAGTAGGTGTTAATTTTGATACTAGAGATGCAGGGGTTTGTTTAATATGGCATATCAGTCACGACGGAAGTTTATACGGAGCTGACAGAGGTGCTAATGCAGCAGATCTACAAGGAAATTTTGACCTTTCAAACGCTATTGAGGTGATACGAACTGCTAGCGAAGAAGAAGTTGAAGGAGGTACGTTAACTGGTGGTCCATTTGCGTTTTGTGTAGGTGATGGTGAAGCAGATAGCATAGACCCTGATGCAATTACTTTAGAAGGTGCGGTTGGTGCTAATATGGCTTGGGTAATTACCGATACGCAGGGAGAGATTCTTGGACTACCCGCTACTTTCTCTGATGTTGATTTTGATGGTGCCGGAGAAGGAGACTGTTTGGTTTGGCATATCAGCCACGATGGTACTTTAGAGGGAGCAGAAGTTGGTGCCGTAGCACCAGGGGACCTATCCGGAAACTTTAGTTTATCCAATCCGATAACTGTTGAGAGACTTACAGGTGATGACTGTGAAATACTTTCTACGGATGATTTCTCAAGAGAAACAGCATTTAGCGTATATCCGCAACCTGCCTCTACCTTATTAAATTTAGAAATGAATTTAACTGTTACAAATGATACACGAGTTGTTTTGTATAATATGGTAGGTCAGGAAGTAAAAGCTCTGGATATTACTAATGAAAATGTAACTAGCATAGATGTAAGCGATCTATCAAGTGGTTTATATATCTTAAGTTTAACAAATCAGAACGGTAGCGATAGTTTTAACAAACAGGTTATTATTAACTAGCACTGTCTTCTAAATAAGAATAAAAACCGGAAAGTTATTAAGACTTTCCGGTTTTTTTGTTTTTATAAATAAACAAAATAGTTTCTTCAAATTAGCTTTTTTGATAAAGCGATACAATCTTTCCCTTTACCGCATCTTTTGATGCACTCGCCCTTTCCATTATTTCTTCAATCAATTCTTTGGATTCTGAAATTTCAAAAAGTAATTCGGTTTTAACACGTACTAAGGCTTCTAAAATATCAATAGGCATCCCCTTTACCAATAATAATCTGTCAATTTCAGGAAGGACTTTAAAATCACTTTCCAAACACAATTGAACAATTACCGTGTAATTTCTATTTTCCAAAAATTCCTGGTCTTCTTTTGCACTTCTGTAGGTATGGCCTTTATCAATCCAGGATTTACTAAGTAGAATATCGTAGTCTTTAATAGCTGTTAAGATCTCGTTGGTCCATCGATTCCTGATCGAACTTTGATGGTATAAATATCGTTTTAGGGGCACTATTTGCACATCCTCAGCAGAGTTGTAATAAGATCTTTCTATTCTAAAAAATAACTCTACCAGATCATGTATTGCTTTTTTATCTTTTCCGGTAATAGGATCTTCTTTACTTTGCACACTTACTTCATAACTCATAACAACCATCTCTTAAGTACGGTAAAAGTAGCCTAAGCCTTACATATTTATTATCTGATTCAATAAAATATATATTCTTAATGAATTTAATAGGAACCGATTAAACACGCTATAATAAAAAGTGAACCAGGAAATACTCGTTTTTATTAAAGAATTAATTAATTACAAGCCTTTTTTTTCGTTTTCAGTTAAAACTTTCACTTTTTTTTATATTTTGCATTAGACTTCACAATAAAGCGTAGCAGTTAATTTTTCCTAATAGAAAAATTTCCTTTTACCTATTTATAATTTTTTAAAATAGAATAAATCATAGGCTAATTATATGGATACGATAACAAGACTATTCGATTTTCCGCACTACCAGATAGAAAGGTTTAATTTACCTGATGCCCTGGTAACTAAATACAATGGAGAATGGGTAAAAACATCTACTAAAGAATATTTGGATAAAGCAAATAAACTAAGTAGAGGCTTACTACGCCTGGGTATACAACCTAACGATAAAGTAGCTATTATCTCTACTAATAATCGAACGGAATGGAATATAACGGATATTGGTATACTCCAGACAGGTGCGCAAGACGTACCTATTTATCCGACCATCTCTCAGGAAGATTACGAATACGTACTTAATCACTCGGAATCCAAATATTGTTTTGTATCCGATAAAGAGGTATTTGAAAAGGTAAAAAATATACAGGCTAATGTTCCATCACTTCAGGGTGTATATTCTTATGATGAGGTAGCAGGTTGTAAAAGCTGGAATGAGGTATTGGATTTAGGAAAAGACGAAAGCAATCAGGAAGAAGTCAAACAACGTATGGCAAATGTAAAAGAAACTGACCTTGCAACTTTGATTTATACTTCGGGTACTACAGGGAGGCCTAAAGGGGTGATGTTAAGTCATCAGAATGTAGTAAGTAATGCCCTTAACAGTTCTACCCGCTTTCCTATTATAGATGGGAATACCCGTGCTTTGAGCTTCTTACCGGTATGTCATATTTATGAGCGTATGTTAATGTACCTATACCAATACCGGGGGGTCTCTATTTATTTTGCCGAATCTATTGAAGCTATTAGTGACAACTTAAAAGAAGTAAAACCCCATGTAATGACTGCGGTACCGCGGTTGTTAGAAAAGGTATATGATAAAATTATAGCTAAAGGGGCGGATCTGGACGGAATTAAAAAGAAACTATTTTTCTGGGCAGTAGAGCTGGGGTTAGAATATCAACCTTACGGAGCTAATGGCTGGTGGTACGAAAAAAAACTAGGCATCGCCAGAAAAATCATATTTAGCAAATGGCATGAAGGTTTGGGCGGAGAACTACAATTAATTGCTTGTGGTAGTGCAGCACTACAAAGTCGGTTAGCCAAAGTTTTTAATGCTGCAGGCATTGGGGTCATGGAAGGTTACGGTCTGACCGAAACCTCTCCGGTAATTGCCGTAAATGACAAACGGGATAAAGGTTTTAAAATCGGAACGGTAGGAAAACCCATACCGCACACAGAAGTAAAAATTGCAGATGATGGCGAAATCCTGGTAAAAGGCCCTCAGGTAATGTTGGGCTACTACAAAGATGATATTAAAACAAACGAAGTATTACAAAACGGGTATTTTCACACCGGAGATATCGGAGAGATTGATAGTGAAGGTTTTTTAAAAATTACCGATCGTAAGAAAGAAATTTTTAAAACCTCCGGAGGTAAATACGTAGCCCCGCAGATCATTGAAAATGCTATGAAACAATCTCGTTTTATCGAACAAATTATGGTAATTGGAGAAGGCGAGAAAATGCCTGCTGCTTTTATTCAACCTAACTTTGAATTTGTAAAAGAATGGGCGGAGCGTAAAGGAATTGTGATAGGAACCAATAATATAGAGATTGTTTCTAATCAAAAAGTAATAGACCGTTTCCAGGAAGAAGTTACGGAGCATAATGCAAAATTCGGAAAATGGGAACAGGTTAAACGTTTTGAACTTACTCCGGATGAATGGAGTATAGAAGCAGAGCACCTTACTCCTACCATGAAACTAAAAAGAAGGGTGATCAAAGCAAAATATCAAAATTTATACGATAAAATTTACATTTCCGTATAACTATTCCCTTTAAAATAACAGTATTTTATAAAAAACTTCTCATTCTATGGGGAGTTTTTTTATTATCTTCCTAAAAACTAACAACTTTCATTTAGAAATACGGAAATTTTTATAAATTTATTATGCATGCATAATAAATTTATTTATCTTTACCTTAGTAATGTATTTACATGAAAGAAAAAACAATTGATTATACGTTAAGAGCAACCTGGATGGCTGTTGCTAAGATGTATAATGAAGAAGCTGGAAAAAAAGGCAGTACCATGGCAACCGGATTTGCCTTGTTAAGTATAGATCCGGAAAAAGGTACTCCCTCTACTTCCTTAGGTCCTAAAATGGGAATGGAGGCCACAAGTTTATCCAGGACCTTAAAGATGATGGAAGAAAAAGGTTTGATTTTTAGAAAAAAAAACCCAATGGACGGGAGGGGTGTTTTAATATACCTGACAGATTTTGGTAAGGATATGAGGGATTTTTCTAAAGAGGTAGTACTTACTTTTGACAAAGTAGTTAGAGAAAATATAGCACCGGAAAAACTAAGTATTTTCTTTGAGGTATTTCAAAAGATAAATGACCTGATTGCCATGAAAAAAATTTACAAAAACAACGAATCTATAAAATCTTAAAATAAGTATAAGTTCTATATGAAGAGAAATATAAAAAAGGTAGCTGTCATAGGATCCGGAATTATGGGTTCCGGTATAGCCTGCCACTTCGCAAACATCGGTGTCGAAGTTTTATTGTTAGATATAGTTCCTCGAGAACTTACTGATAAAGAAAAAGCCAAAGGGCTTAGCCTTGAGGATAAAGTAGTACGTAACCGTTTAGTAAACGAAGCTTTGGCTACCGCTTTAAAATCAAAACCCTCTCCCATTTATCATCAAAAATTTGCCAGTCGGATTACTACCGGAAACCTGGAGGATGATATTGCGGGAATAAAAGAAGTTGATTGGATTATTGAGGTAGTTGTAGAACGCCTGGATATAAAAAAGAAGGTTTTTGAAAACCTAGAAAAGTACAGAAAAGAAGGAACCCTAATCACTTCGAATACTTCAGGTATTCCTATAAAATTCATGAGTGAAGGGCGAAGTGATGATTTTAAGAAGCATTTCTGCGGAACCCATTTCTTTAATCCTGCCCGTTATTTAAAGTTATTTGAAATTATTCCGGGACCTGAGACTTCGGATGAAGTCTTAAGTTTTCTCAATACTTACGGAGAAAAATTCTTAGGAAAAACATCAGTGGTAGCTAAAGATACACCTGCTTTTATCGGAAACCGTATCGGAATCTTTAGTATTATGAGCCTTTTTCATATGGTAAAGGAGATGGACTTAACGGTAGAAGAGGTAGATAAATTAACCGGCCCGGTCATTGGTCGACCAAAATCGGCAACCTTCCGGACGGTTGATGTAGTAGGTTTAGACACCCTAGTACACGTTGCTAACGGAATTGCTGAAAATTGCCCGGATGACGAGCGTCATGAATTATTTAAACTCCCGGATTTTATTTCAACCTTGATGAAAAATAAGTGGTTGGGAAGTAAAACCGGACAAGGTTTTTATAAAAAAGAACGAAAAAAAGACGGAAGTTCAGATATTCTGACGCTAGATCTAAATACAATGGATTACCGGGAGAAAAAGAGAGCCTCCTTCCCTACCCTGGAAATGACAAAAACCATTGACAAAGTAGTAGATCGTTTTAAAGTATTGGTAAACGGAAAAGACAAAGCCGGTGAATTTTACCGAAAAAACTTTACTGCCCTTTTTGCCTACGTTTCTAATCGAATTCCTGAAATTACTGAGGAATTTTATAAGATTGATGATGCGATGAAAGCCGGTTTTGGTTGGGAACACGGTCCCTTCCAGATTTGGGATGCCATCGGAGTAGAAAAAGCAATAGAACTAATGAAAGCCGAAGGGTATGAACCTGCAAGTTGGGTAAACGACATGATTGCTTCCGGCAGTACTTCTTTTTATACTATAAAAGATGGAGCTACCTACTATTATGATATTTCAAAAAAGGAACAGGTAAAAGTTCCGGGACAAGATGCTTTTATTATTCTGGATAACATCCGTAAATCCGCAGAGGTATTTAAAAATAGTGGAGTTGTAGTAGAAGATTTGGGTGATGGTATTTTGAATGTAGAATTTCAAAGTAAGATGAACTCGATTGGCGGGGATGTTTTGGCTGGCTTAAACAAAGCTATTGATATAGCAGAAAAAGATTTTCAGGGATTAGTTGTCGGTAACCAGGGGGCTAATTTTTCCGTTGGTGCTAATATCGGAATGATTTTTATGATGGCGGTTGAGCAGGAGTATGATGAGCTAAACATGGCTGTAAAATACTTCCAGGATTCCTGTATGCGCTTACGCTATTCGGCGATACCCACTGTAGTAGCTCCCCATGGAATGACCTTAGGTGGCGGTTGCGAAATGACCTTACATGCAGATAAAGTAGTTGCTGCGGCAGAGAGCTATATCGGACTTGTTGAATTCGGTGTCGGCGTAATTCCCGGAGGTGGCGGATCTAAGGAAATGGCTCTACGTGCTTCGGATATGTTTCAAAAAAATGATGTGGAATTAAATGTATTACAAGAACATTTTTTAACTATTGGAATGGCAAAAGTATCCACTTCGGCTTACGAAGCTTATGATACTAATATCCTTCAGCAAGGGAAGGATATTGTGGTTGTCAACAAAGATCGCCAAATTGCTACTGCAAAGGCTTACGCACAATTAATGGCAGAACAAGGCTATACCCAACCCATCCGACGTAAAGATGTAAAAGTTTTGGGTAAACAAGCTTTAGGAATGTTTCTGGTAGGAACAGATGCCATGGAAGCCGGTAAGTATATCTCTGAACATGACAAAAAGATAGCCAATAAACTAGCCTATGTCATGGCTGGAGGTGACCTATCTGAAGCCACCATGGTATCTGAACAGTACTTGCTGGACTTAGAAAGAGAAGCCTTTTTATCCTTAACCACAGAACGCAAATCCTTAGAACGAATCGAACATATGCTGAAGAAAGGGAAACCGTTGAGGAATTAGTTAATAGTTAATAAGAAACTAGACGCTAGACAACTAGATACTAGACTTATGAAGAGACATAATTTTAAAAAATTAAAGATTTGGCAGGATAGTATAAAATTGGTTAGCGATAGTTATGAACTAACTAAAACTTTTCCTGATTCTGAAAAATTTAATTTGTGTTCTCAAATGAATAGATGTGCCGTTTCCATTCCTTCTAATATTTCGGAAGGATCTAGTAAAAGCACAAATCGTCATTTTAAAAAATTTCTGGAAAATAGTCTGGGATCAGCTTTTGAATGGGAAACACAACTGATTGTTTCTTACAACGAAAATTATGTAGATAAAGAAAAATTTGAATATTTAGAAAATAGAATTTTACAAATACAGAAAATGATTGGTTCTTTTATAGATAATCTTAAAGAATAAAATCTAGTTTCTAGCTTCTAGATTCTAGATTCTCGTTTTCAAAATAACAATTATAGAATGAGTAGAACGGCATACATAGTAAAAGCATATAGAACCGCGGTGGGAAAAGCACCAAAAGGAGTATTTAGATTTAAAAGACCGGATGAACTGGCAGCAGAGACGATCGAACATATGATGAAAGAACTGCCGGATTTTGATAAAACCCGTATTGACGATGTGATCGTAGGGAACGCAATGCCAGAGGCAGAACAGGGATTAAACGTTGCTCGTTTGATCTCACTGATGGGATTAAAAGTAGAGGATGTACCCGGAGTGACGGTAAATCGATACTGTGCTTCCGGAATAGAAACGATCGGGATGGCAACAGCCAAGATTCAATCCGGAATGGCAGATTGTATTATTGCGGGAGGTGCGGAAAGTATGTCTTACATCCCTATGGGTGGGTATAAACCTACCCCCGACTACCAGGTAGCCAAGTCTGGTAATGAAGATTATTATTGGGGAATGGGACTAACTGCAGAAGCAGTAGCACACCAGTTTAAAGTGTCTCGTGAAGACCAGGATGAATTTGCATACAACTCGCATCAAAAAGCATTAAATGCACAGAAAGAAGGGAAGTTTGACGAACAGATTGTTCCGATTGATATTGAACATGTGTATGTAGATGAAAATGGAAAAAAAGCGACAAAAAATTATACCGTAGCTCAGGATGAAGGTCCGCGAGCAGATACTCGATTGGAAATTCTGGCAAAATTACGTCCGGTTTTTGAAGCCGGAGGTAGTGTTACTGCTGGTAATTCTTCGCAAATGAGTGACGGAGCCGCCTTTGTATTAGTGATGAGTGAAGAAATGGTCAAAGAATTAAACCTAGAACCTATCGCACGACTGGTTAATTATGCTGCTGCTGGAGTAGAACCTAGAATTATGGGGATCGGACCGGTAAAAGCGGTACCCAAAGCTTTAAAACAAGCAGGCTTAAAACAGGAAGATATTGAACTAATTGAATTAAATGAAGCCTTTGCTTCACAGTCTTTGGCAGTAATCCGCGAACTAGGATTAAACAAAGACATCATTAATGTAAATGGAGGGGCAATTGCATTAGGACATCCATTGGGTTGTACCGGGGCTAAGCTGTCCGTCCAGTTGTTTGATGAGATGCGTAAAAGAAACCTAAAAGGCAAGTACGGACTAGTCACCATGTGTGTCGGTACCGGACAAGGCGCCGCTGGGGTTTATGAATTTTTAAATTAGACATTAGATGGGTAGACTCTAGATTCTAGACTTAACCTTTTAATAAAATAAGTTAATTATAAATAATAAAATCTAGGCTCTAGTTTCTAGTAGTCTAGTTTCTTAATAAAAAAGTTATGAGTACAGAAACGATAAATAAAGAGATTTTAAGAGGAGGACAGTTCCTGGTAAAAGAAACGAAGGCAGAAGATGTATTTACACCCGAAGATTTTACAGAGGAGCAAAAAATGATGCGTGATAGCACTAAAGAATTTGTAGACAGAGAATTGTGGGCGCATTGGGAGCGTTTTGAAAAGAAAGATTACGCTTACACCGAAGAATGTATGCGTAAAGCTGGAGAACTAGGCTTATTAGGAGTCGCAGTTCCTGAAGAATACGATGGTCTGGGAATGGGCTTTGTCTCGACGATGCTGGTTTGTGATTATATCTCCGGAGCCACGGGTTCTTTTAGCACCGCTTTTGGAGCACATACGGGGATTGGTACGATGCCTATCACCTTATACGGAAATGAAGAACAAAAGAAAAAATACGTACCTAAATTAGCTACTGGAGAATGGTTTGGTGCCTACTGTTTGACAGAGCCCGGTGCAGGGTCTGACGCAAATTCAGGGAAAACCAAAGCTGTTTTATCTGAGGATGGGAAACATTATTTAATTTCCGGACAGAAAATGTGGATATCCAACGCTGGTTTTTGTAACCTGTTTATTGTTTTTGCCCGAATTGAAGATGATAAAAATATTACCGGATTTATTGTTGAAAATGATCCTTCTAACGGAATATCCCTGGGTGATGAAGAAAAAAAATTAGGGATTCACTCCTCCTCTACCCGTCAGGTGTTCTTTGAAAATACAAAAGTATCCGTAGACAATATGTTGTCTGAGCGCGGAAACGGTTTTAAAATAGCCATGAATGCTTTGAATGTTGGCCGAATCAAATTGGCTGCGGCTTGTTTAGATGCACAACGTCGGGTGATCAATGAGGCCGTAACTTATGCGCAGGAACGTATTCAATTTAAAACCCCAATTATCAATTTTGGAGCAATTAAAGCCAAAATTGCAGAAATGGCTACTAATACCTACGTTGATGAAGCGGCCAGCTATCGGGCTGCCAAAAATATTGAAGATCGAATTGCAATTCGTCAATCCGAAGGAAATTCACATCAGGAAGCAGAGTTAAAAGGTGTAGAAGAATATGCTATTGAATGTTCTATCTTAAAAGTAGCAGTTTCTGAAGATGTTCAAAATACCACGGATGAAGGAATTCAAATTTTGGGAGGTATGGGATTCTCAGCAGATACCCCTATGGAGTCTGCCTGGAGAGATGCTCGTATTGCTAGAATTTATGAAGGTACTAATGAAATCAACCGAATGCTTGCCGTAGGTATGCTGGTTAAGAAAGCTATGAAAGGCCATGTGGATTTACTAGGCCCAGCTATGAAAGTTGCCGATGAATTGACCGGAATTCCTTCTTTTGACATGCCGGATTATTCCGAATTATTTGCAGAGGAAAAAGAATTATTGGGAAAATTAAAAAAGGTATTCCTAATGGTTGCAGGTGCAGCGGTTCAAAAATTCGGACCAAAATTAGAAGAAAACCAACAATTGTTATTAGCAGCAGCAGATATTCTGATCGAAATTTATATGGCGGAATCTGCCATTCTACGTACTGAGAAAAATGCAAAACGCTTTGGTGAAGCTTCTCAGGAAACTCAGATTGCTATGTCGCAGTTATATTTATACAACGCAGTTGATATTATCAATCAAAAAGGAAAAGAAGCTATTGTTTCTTTTGCCGAAGGTGATGAACAACGTATGATGTTAATGGGTTTAAAACGCTTTACCAAGTATGCA from Aquimarina sp. ERC-38 includes these protein-coding regions:
- a CDS encoding four helix bundle protein — encoded protein: MKRHNFKKLKIWQDSIKLVSDSYELTKTFPDSEKFNLCSQMNRCAVSIPSNISEGSSKSTNRHFKKFLENSLGSAFEWETQLIVSYNENYVDKEKFEYLENRILQIQKMIGSFIDNLKE
- a CDS encoding acyl-CoA dehydrogenase family protein encodes the protein MSTETINKEILRGGQFLVKETKAEDVFTPEDFTEEQKMMRDSTKEFVDRELWAHWERFEKKDYAYTEECMRKAGELGLLGVAVPEEYDGLGMGFVSTMLVCDYISGATGSFSTAFGAHTGIGTMPITLYGNEEQKKKYVPKLATGEWFGAYCLTEPGAGSDANSGKTKAVLSEDGKHYLISGQKMWISNAGFCNLFIVFARIEDDKNITGFIVENDPSNGISLGDEEKKLGIHSSSTRQVFFENTKVSVDNMLSERGNGFKIAMNALNVGRIKLAAACLDAQRRVINEAVTYAQERIQFKTPIINFGAIKAKIAEMATNTYVDEAASYRAAKNIEDRIAIRQSEGNSHQEAELKGVEEYAIECSILKVAVSEDVQNTTDEGIQILGGMGFSADTPMESAWRDARIARIYEGTNEINRMLAVGMLVKKAMKGHVDLLGPAMKVADELTGIPSFDMPDYSELFAEEKELLGKLKKVFLMVAGAAVQKFGPKLEENQQLLLAAADILIEIYMAESAILRTEKNAKRFGEASQETQIAMSQLYLYNAVDIINQKGKEAIVSFAEGDEQRMMLMGLKRFTKYANQPNVVALRTTIADKVAEEKGYFIA
- a CDS encoding acetyl-CoA C-acyltransferase, whose translation is MSRTAYIVKAYRTAVGKAPKGVFRFKRPDELAAETIEHMMKELPDFDKTRIDDVIVGNAMPEAEQGLNVARLISLMGLKVEDVPGVTVNRYCASGIETIGMATAKIQSGMADCIIAGGAESMSYIPMGGYKPTPDYQVAKSGNEDYYWGMGLTAEAVAHQFKVSREDQDEFAYNSHQKALNAQKEGKFDEQIVPIDIEHVYVDENGKKATKNYTVAQDEGPRADTRLEILAKLRPVFEAGGSVTAGNSSQMSDGAAFVLVMSEEMVKELNLEPIARLVNYAAAGVEPRIMGIGPVKAVPKALKQAGLKQEDIELIELNEAFASQSLAVIRELGLNKDIINVNGGAIALGHPLGCTGAKLSVQLFDEMRKRNLKGKYGLVTMCVGTGQGAAGVYEFLN